A section of the Bacteroidota bacterium genome encodes:
- a CDS encoding trypsin-like peptidase domain-containing protein — MLSKRPYLATLLLLGLGLVFGVTLVTGFGSWRGASLAFGASDPQLGGPLPSLPGDATLANLNGSFVAIAKAVSPTIVEVNVKTEAPKVSKNEHMLPFGHFFGFGDNGDDNGGGDIPFQMPQQGPEEGLGSGVIITSDGYIVTNNHVVKDAAKKGGVKVTLVDKRVFDAHVVGTDPTTDLAVIKIDATDLPVAALGNSDGLAVGQIVMAVGNPLNLESTVTQGIISSLGRSINIPEEGTRSRAGNYSISNFIQTDAAINPGNSGGGLFDIHGQVVGINAAIASPSGTWTGYGFAIPVNMVRSVAMDLIKNGKVNRGYIGVTIRAVDQTDAQALGLDRARGVRVDGVTEGGAGQAAGLRTNDVILSVDGHAVDEANQLQTLIGMHHAGDKVQLRIWRDGKEVEKSITLKPRPDLADKESPETNPEDAQGQEESANKSSATLDNIGVTVRNVTDQEKDKYHVSNGVIITSVAMASEAFDRGLGKNLVITEAARQKVKTASDFEKIINQNKGKAVGLMVSDPKGDTHFYAIQVPND; from the coding sequence ATGTTATCAAAACGACCCTATTTAGCGACCCTGCTTCTTCTCGGGTTGGGTCTGGTTTTCGGTGTTACTCTTGTCACGGGCTTTGGAAGCTGGAGAGGGGCATCACTTGCGTTTGGCGCGAGCGATCCTCAGCTCGGCGGTCCATTGCCGAGTCTTCCCGGCGATGCGACATTGGCGAACTTGAACGGCTCGTTTGTCGCGATTGCGAAAGCCGTATCGCCAACGATCGTCGAGGTCAATGTCAAAACGGAAGCGCCAAAAGTGTCAAAGAACGAACACATGCTTCCGTTCGGTCACTTCTTTGGCTTTGGTGATAACGGCGATGATAATGGTGGGGGCGATATCCCATTCCAAATGCCGCAGCAAGGCCCGGAGGAGGGCTTGGGCTCCGGTGTTATTATCACGAGTGATGGCTATATCGTTACGAACAACCACGTCGTGAAAGATGCTGCCAAAAAAGGCGGCGTGAAAGTCACACTTGTTGATAAGCGGGTATTCGATGCGCATGTGGTCGGTACCGATCCGACGACGGACCTTGCGGTTATCAAAATCGACGCAACAGATCTTCCGGTCGCAGCGCTCGGCAATTCAGATGGGCTGGCTGTCGGGCAGATCGTGATGGCAGTTGGTAATCCGTTGAACTTAGAATCCACGGTCACACAAGGTATCATCTCTTCGCTCGGCCGTTCGATCAATATCCCGGAGGAAGGTACGCGCAGCCGGGCGGGTAACTACTCGATCTCGAACTTCATCCAGACGGATGCGGCGATCAATCCCGGCAATTCCGGCGGCGGGTTGTTCGATATTCACGGGCAAGTCGTAGGTATCAATGCCGCGATTGCAAGTCCAAGCGGCACCTGGACCGGCTATGGCTTTGCAATTCCGGTTAATATGGTCCGTAGCGTAGCGATGGATCTGATCAAGAATGGTAAGGTCAACCGTGGCTATATCGGCGTGACGATCCGTGCGGTCGACCAGACGGATGCTCAAGCGTTGGGTCTCGACCGTGCTCGTGGAGTCAGAGTCGATGGTGTGACTGAAGGCGGTGCCGGTCAGGCAGCGGGTCTTCGGACAAATGATGTGATCCTGTCGGTCGATGGTCATGCCGTCGATGAGGCAAACCAGCTTCAGACGCTGATCGGTATGCACCATGCCGGCGATAAGGTCCAACTCCGCATCTGGAGGGATGGCAAGGAAGTCGAAAAATCAATAACACTGAAGCCGCGCCCGGACTTGGCGGATAAGGAGAGCCCGGAGACGAATCCTGAGGATGCCCAGGGCCAGGAGGAATCGGCGAATAAATCGAGCGCGACGCTGGATAATATCGGCGTCACCGTTCGGAACGTGACCGATCAGGAGAAGGATAAATATCATGTCTCCAATGGAGTCATCATCACGAGCGTGGCGATGGCCAGCGAGGCATTCGATCGCGGACTCGGAAAGAATCTTGTCATCACAGAGGCCGCGCGCCAGAAGGTGAAGACCGCGAGCGACTTCGAGAAGATTATCAATCAGAACAAGGGCAAGGCCGTTGGTCTGATGGTCAGCGATCCGAAAGGCGATACGCATTTTTACGCGATCCAAGTACCGAACGACTAG
- a CDS encoding MBL fold metallo-hydrolase, which produces MSDHSLNGLGLTNITFMALGGGREIGANSFYYEIDGHGLLIDAGLHPEKLGWDAFPRVKSLEGHTVDTFLVTHAHTDHLGAVPYLMQHYPKAPVYATSETIELARIMLSNSASLLPKQHPQEVIDALTNYTLDALPDVIGKLQPLELGETKQFGDGRLRATYYSSGHILGAAGVLIETDGKRIFHTGDTSLHAQRLIGGAKLPDGPIDVLVSESTNGIVDAYLTHTREREIERLVATINETFANEGSVLIPVFALGKLQEMLATLDDAMKAGKLPRVPIYTGGMGRRISDVYDQFPMSRSRTNFEDRVAEIEQSELPRRDALFSGKYFHEPSIVLAASGMMQDGTPSYFLAQRWLRIAHFAICFVGYTDPRTPGYTVSHAEKGTRIKFGSMKRDVPVRCRIERFRFSAHARREELLEIVRRLRPKKVVLTHGDERAIAAFGELIVETFPDIEVSAPEVGKWYSI; this is translated from the coding sequence ATGAGCGATCATTCGCTAAACGGACTCGGTTTGACGAACATCACATTCATGGCGCTCGGAGGTGGGCGCGAGATCGGGGCCAATAGCTTTTACTATGAGATCGACGGCCATGGCCTATTGATCGATGCTGGCCTGCATCCGGAAAAACTAGGCTGGGATGCATTCCCGAGAGTCAAGTCGCTCGAGGGGCACACGGTCGATACATTCCTGGTAACACACGCTCATACCGACCATTTGGGTGCGGTGCCATACCTGATGCAGCATTACCCCAAGGCTCCAGTGTATGCAACGAGCGAGACGATTGAGCTTGCTCGGATTATGCTGTCGAATTCAGCGAGTTTGCTTCCAAAACAGCATCCTCAGGAGGTGATCGATGCACTGACGAACTATACGCTCGACGCGCTGCCGGATGTGATCGGGAAGCTTCAACCGCTGGAGTTGGGAGAGACAAAGCAATTTGGCGATGGCCGCCTCCGCGCGACGTATTACTCGAGTGGCCATATTTTGGGCGCGGCCGGTGTGCTGATCGAGACCGATGGTAAGCGGATTTTTCATACCGGTGACACGTCTTTGCATGCGCAGCGGCTCATCGGCGGAGCCAAGTTGCCCGATGGTCCGATCGATGTTCTCGTCAGCGAATCGACCAATGGAATTGTCGATGCGTATCTGACGCATACTCGCGAGCGTGAAATCGAGCGGCTCGTCGCAACGATCAATGAGACGTTTGCCAATGAAGGCTCGGTATTGATTCCGGTCTTCGCGCTCGGTAAATTGCAGGAAATGCTCGCGACGCTCGATGATGCCATGAAGGCCGGCAAATTGCCGAGAGTACCGATTTATACGGGCGGAATGGGGCGGCGCATTAGCGATGTATACGATCAATTCCCGATGAGCCGATCCCGAACGAATTTCGAAGATCGGGTAGCAGAAATCGAGCAATCGGAATTGCCCAGACGCGATGCACTTTTCAGCGGAAAGTATTTTCATGAACCGTCGATAGTACTTGCCGCCAGTGGCATGATGCAGGATGGGACACCCAGCTATTTCCTGGCGCAGCGCTGGCTCCGCATCGCGCACTTTGCGATCTGTTTTGTTGGATATACTGATCCTCGCACACCGGGCTACACCGTATCCCATGCGGAAAAGGGCACGCGCATCAAATTCGGCTCGATGAAACGGGACGTACCAGTGCGCTGCCGAATCGAGAGATTCCGCTTCAGCGCCCATGCAAGACGCGAAGAATTGCTGGAGATTGTCCGGCGCTTGCGTCCGAAAAAAGTTGTGCTGACTCATGGTGATGAGCGCGCCATCGCAGCCTTTGGAGAATTGATCGTCGAGACATTCCCGGATATCGAAGTGAGCGCCCCGGAAGTCGGGAAGTGGTATTCGATCTGA
- a CDS encoding ATP-binding protein, producing MLRLRLILWYSLLVFLTISAIGLFQYYKIRESLFDALDISLIEDARTTLTLISTLPANTNPHEAQIHGELHAASSLRDLVDHAISEVPATARGTELADRVVSEIIDQVLAELSFQDSTGRMADPLDAIVERSVSSRRNNLVEIYGVAREASGRTHEESFFRTANLGEDTIMRAVRPRRERISSDTTAAYSTIHFRGDRVRVARAHNARFDVYVGYPITDIEQSLASVRSSFYIGIPLALAISILGGLWLARKALRPIEQIADMAREIGAKNLSQRIDLPGKTDHELVILTETLNSMFERLEGSFAQISQFTSDASHELKTPLAIMKGEIEQTERHLEAAAAQGSTLDPNETRNVLASVMEEIDRMQRIVDGLLLLSRADDRQLPLDREELGLYDYLSALGEDGAILAEERGLTLNYDFDPGARYIRVYVDPTRLYQVVMNLLDNALKYTPKGGSVTLFLRRRDMNVEFGVSDTGIGIAAEDLPKIFRRFFRTDEARTGPHDDTARSLGLGLAIVKSVVEAHGGTIAVESQLGRGTRFTITMPAMG from the coding sequence ATGCTACGGCTACGTCTGATCCTATGGTATTCGCTCCTCGTCTTCTTGACGATATCGGCGATCGGGCTCTTTCAATACTACAAGATTCGAGAATCTTTATTCGATGCACTGGATATTTCGCTCATCGAAGATGCGCGGACGACCCTGACGCTGATTAGCACATTGCCGGCGAATACGAATCCTCACGAAGCGCAGATTCATGGGGAGTTGCATGCGGCAAGTTCATTGCGCGATTTGGTGGATCATGCGATCTCGGAGGTCCCTGCCACGGCCCGCGGAACAGAATTGGCCGATCGTGTGGTCAGCGAAATAATCGATCAAGTCCTTGCGGAGCTTTCCTTCCAGGATTCCACGGGGCGCATGGCCGATCCATTGGATGCGATTGTCGAGCGCTCGGTTTCCAGTCGGCGCAATAATTTGGTCGAGATCTATGGCGTGGCGCGTGAGGCCAGCGGCCGGACACATGAAGAGTCTTTTTTCCGAACTGCGAATTTGGGCGAGGATACCATCATGCGCGCCGTTCGTCCTCGAAGGGAGCGCATTAGTTCGGATACCACGGCGGCTTACAGCACAATCCACTTCCGAGGTGACCGGGTTCGAGTTGCGCGTGCCCATAACGCGCGGTTCGATGTCTACGTCGGATACCCGATCACGGATATTGAACAGAGTCTTGCGAGTGTGCGATCATCATTCTACATCGGGATCCCGCTGGCGCTCGCGATTTCAATTCTCGGCGGATTATGGCTGGCGCGCAAAGCACTCCGGCCAATCGAGCAAATCGCGGATATGGCGCGGGAGATCGGCGCAAAGAATCTCTCGCAACGGATCGATCTGCCGGGCAAAACTGACCATGAACTGGTCATCTTGACCGAAACGCTGAATTCTATGTTCGAGCGGCTTGAAGGGTCCTTTGCACAAATCTCACAGTTCACTTCGGATGCTTCGCATGAATTGAAGACGCCACTCGCTATTATGAAGGGCGAAATCGAACAAACCGAGCGGCATCTGGAAGCAGCAGCGGCGCAGGGTAGTACGCTCGATCCAAATGAGACACGCAATGTTCTGGCGAGCGTGATGGAGGAGATCGATCGGATGCAGCGCATTGTCGACGGCCTGCTGCTGCTCTCCCGAGCGGATGATCGGCAGCTTCCGCTCGATCGGGAAGAGTTGGGGCTTTATGACTATCTTTCTGCACTCGGTGAAGATGGCGCCATTCTCGCTGAGGAACGGGGGCTGACGCTCAACTATGACTTCGACCCTGGGGCGCGGTACATTCGTGTTTATGTCGATCCGACGAGACTCTATCAGGTCGTGATGAACTTGCTCGATAATGCATTGAAGTATACCCCGAAGGGCGGTTCGGTTACGCTATTTCTGCGACGGCGGGATATGAACGTGGAGTTCGGCGTCTCGGATACTGGCATTGGCATCGCGGCTGAAGATTTGCCAAAGATATTCCGGCGATTTTTCCGTACGGATGAAGCGCGGACCGGTCCGCATGACGATACGGCGCGATCACTTGGTCTGGGTCTCGCAATTGTGAAGTCTGTTGTCGAAGCGCACGGCGGGACGATCGCAGTGGAAAGTCAATTGGGTCGGGGGACGAGATTTACGATCACGATGCCGGCGATGGGATAA
- a CDS encoding T9SS type A sorting domain-containing protein yields MKVFGRILPLFLLAISFFGTSRVHAQSDSVRYYPEQFIDRTWDWTIINKNVGLLPINRVTFQILTPGVKWDENFLPISEPPMQGAGWLDTINAARDRVYFWNDQGFSISPHGGRDSILAFTLDTNALDQCTEILWTTYYFRGNSVTQISSGTVCLYTTAWQGYPPIDNVTATGTLLPSCDPSFNLSVTNRNGQQSQIDHLSFEILGGQAMMRPSAVSAPDGWNIDSVTGTKAFFSSLQGVNRGSTQTGFVVTLSSSPLLRVYNIVWRAYNGTSIIDRDTVHDTLTTAPCAATTDASADTIVADKIGGCAYRITAENFHVSMDRPTSPLTRVVLTSQTPGVTFETAENSPNGWATLIDTPARTKVSFLPFSSAYYLPGGRSNSFTLVVDNPSQGDFNLAWSTYDTTAGTASLVSSGVLPLRCSIPPVDSDTVIFAQVAPGGCLFTGTVVNKHQPNPGNDRSVTYSVDPTVASFGSKATSDKHWPVNFGSQNASMQFTAGSGQTIKPFETQTDTFTLIPVVAGSQVPVTWSVRDSASNKITGHGVTVISCTPPPPPCDNIFFTHSKTNDCLDTIAVKYSRLVSEGPINLIRVIPLDGWKVDTTNHPIGWGVTSYGGDSVDFNGEIQPGLTRGGFVVHYRQSSGALLPYRVNVETFNSLGTVHACTGTDNITCTAAGVVPDAPPEMLALTAYPNPFSGQTEVSFTLPGREHVELVLIDVMGRVQQTVATGTMEAGNHSISLNGSALPTGTYYLRLETPYTRVTKKMVIDR; encoded by the coding sequence ATGAAAGTCTTCGGCAGAATTCTCCCGCTTTTCCTCCTCGCAATTTCTTTTTTCGGCACCAGCCGCGTTCATGCGCAGTCCGATTCCGTTCGGTACTACCCGGAACAATTCATTGACCGCACGTGGGATTGGACCATAATCAACAAAAATGTGGGCTTGCTGCCGATCAACCGGGTCACATTCCAGATTCTGACGCCCGGAGTGAAGTGGGATGAGAATTTCTTGCCGATTTCTGAGCCGCCCATGCAGGGTGCAGGGTGGTTGGATACCATTAATGCAGCGAGAGACAGGGTTTATTTTTGGAACGATCAGGGATTTTCGATTTCGCCACATGGTGGACGCGATTCCATCCTGGCATTCACGCTGGATACGAACGCTCTGGACCAATGTACTGAGATCCTCTGGACGACATACTACTTCAGGGGAAACAGCGTTACCCAAATTTCCTCAGGTACAGTGTGCCTGTATACCACTGCCTGGCAAGGGTATCCTCCGATAGATAACGTCACCGCCACGGGGACTCTTCTGCCGAGCTGCGATCCATCGTTCAATCTTAGCGTCACCAACCGGAATGGACAGCAAAGTCAAATCGATCATCTCAGTTTTGAGATTCTTGGTGGGCAAGCGATGATGCGACCTTCCGCCGTTAGCGCACCGGATGGGTGGAACATCGATTCGGTCACCGGTACCAAGGCGTTTTTCTCCTCGCTCCAGGGCGTTAACCGAGGCAGCACCCAAACCGGCTTTGTCGTGACCCTCAGTTCGAGCCCGCTCCTGCGTGTTTACAATATCGTGTGGCGCGCATATAATGGGACGAGCATTATCGATCGGGATACAGTCCATGACACTCTGACAACCGCCCCTTGTGCAGCTACGACTGATGCCTCCGCTGATACCATAGTCGCAGACAAAATCGGAGGCTGCGCTTACAGGATCACCGCTGAGAATTTTCATGTCTCCATGGACCGTCCAACGTCTCCGCTGACAAGAGTTGTCCTGACCAGCCAAACGCCGGGCGTGACGTTCGAAACGGCCGAGAACAGTCCTAATGGTTGGGCAACGCTGATCGATACTCCTGCGCGGACCAAGGTCTCGTTCTTGCCCTTCTCCTCCGCGTATTATCTACCCGGTGGCCGCTCGAATTCCTTCACGCTGGTTGTGGATAATCCGAGTCAGGGTGATTTCAACCTCGCATGGTCAACGTACGATACGACAGCAGGAACTGCCAGTCTTGTGTCCAGCGGGGTTCTTCCGCTCCGATGCTCCATTCCTCCTGTTGACTCCGACACTGTGATTTTCGCGCAAGTCGCTCCAGGCGGATGTCTCTTCACCGGAACAGTGGTGAATAAACATCAACCCAATCCTGGAAACGATCGCTCGGTAACATACTCTGTCGATCCGACTGTAGCCTCGTTCGGAAGTAAGGCAACCTCTGATAAGCATTGGCCTGTCAACTTTGGAAGTCAGAATGCATCGATGCAGTTTACAGCCGGATCCGGCCAGACCATCAAACCATTTGAGACACAGACGGATACCTTCACCTTGATCCCTGTGGTAGCAGGTTCACAAGTGCCGGTTACCTGGAGCGTGCGCGACTCCGCGTCGAACAAAATCACTGGCCATGGTGTGACTGTTATTAGCTGCACTCCACCTCCACCACCATGCGACAACATCTTCTTCACTCACAGCAAGACGAATGATTGCCTCGACACTATTGCTGTAAAATATTCGCGGCTTGTGAGCGAGGGTCCGATTAATCTGATTCGCGTGATTCCTCTGGATGGATGGAAAGTTGACACCACGAACCACCCAATTGGATGGGGAGTTACTTCTTATGGCGGTGACTCGGTGGACTTCAACGGAGAGATTCAGCCGGGTCTGACCCGGGGCGGATTCGTTGTCCACTATCGGCAAAGCAGCGGAGCATTGCTGCCGTATCGCGTCAATGTGGAGACATTCAACAGCCTTGGTACCGTTCACGCATGCACAGGAACTGACAACATTACCTGTACCGCTGCTGGAGTCGTGCCGGATGCGCCGCCAGAGATGCTTGCGCTCACCGCATATCCGAATCCATTCTCCGGCCAAACCGAAGTTAGCTTTACGCTTCCTGGACGCGAGCACGTCGAGCTTGTCTTGATCGACGTAATGGGCCGAGTCCAGCAAACGGTAGCCACTGGCACAATGGAAGCTGGCAATCACTCGATTTCCTTGAATGGCTCCGCATTGCCAACCGGAACATATTATCTCCGGCTCGAGACCCCATACACCCGTGTGACCAAGAAAATGGTAATTGACCGATAG